One Melospiza georgiana isolate bMelGeo1 chromosome 12, bMelGeo1.pri, whole genome shotgun sequence genomic window carries:
- the LOC131088563 gene encoding transmembrane 9 superfamily member 2-like, translating to MRLLVAALLLVAPLGAAFYLPGLAPVSFCEESEQTESCKSLIELFVNRLDSVESVLPYEYDAFDFCQDKEEKRPSENLGQVLFGERIASSPYKFTFKKQETCKKVCTRSYDPGNTADKSKLAFLKKGMQLNYQHHWIIDNMPVTWCYDVEDGQKYCNPGFPIGCFVTPDGRVKDACVINSEFNKKNTFYLFNHVDITIMYHSGKDENWPGARLVMARLRPQSYKHTDENNLSCEGPPMEIPGEFTNKLNLVYTYSVTFEEKNNIKWASRWDYILESMPHTNIQWFSIMNSLVIVLFLSGMVAMIILRTLHKDIARYNQIDSSEDAQEEFGWKLVHGDVFRPPRKGMLLSVFLGQGTQIFIMTFITLFLACLGFLSPANRGALMTCAVVLWVLLGTPAGYVSARMYKTFRGEKWKTNVLLTALLCPGIVFADFFIMNLILWVKGSSAAIPFGTLVAILAMWFGISVPLTFVGAYFGFKEKPIEHPVRTNQIPRQIPEQSFFTKPLPGIIMGGILPFGCIFIQLFFILNSIWSHQMYYMFGFLFLVFIILLITCSEATVLLCYFHLCAEDYHWWWRSFLTSSFTAVYLFIYAVHYFFSKLQITGTASTILYFGYTMIMVLIFFLFTGTIGFFACFWFVSKIYSVVKVD from the exons ATGAGGCTGCTGGTTGCCGCACTCTTGCTGGTGGCGCCTCTCGGCGCCGCCTTCTACCTGCCTGGCTTGGCGCCTGTCAGCTTCTGTGAGGAGAGCGAGCAGACCGAGAGCTGCAAG TCACTCATTGAGCTCTTCGTGAATCGGCTGGACTCTGTTGAATCAGTTCTGCCATACGAATATGATGC TTTTGACTTCTGTCAAgataaggaagagaaaagacCATCAGAAAATCTTGGACAAGTGCTGTTTGGGGAGAGAATAGCATCGTCTCCATATAAG ttcacttttaaaaagcaagaaacTTGCAAGAAGGTTTGTACAAGATCATATGACCCAGGAAACACTGCTGATAAAAGCAAACTGGCTTTTTTGAAGAAAGGAATGCAATTGAATTATCAGCATCACTG GATTATCGATAACATGCCTGTAACGTGGTGTTATGATGTGGAAGATGGACAAAAATACTGTAATCCAGGATTTCCAATAGGATGTTTTGTTACTCCAGATGGTAGAGTTAAAGATGCTTGTGTTATAAAT TCAGAGTTTAACAAGAAGAACACTTTCTACCTCTTCAACCACGTTGACATAACAATCATGTACCACAGCGGGAAGGATGAAAACTGGCCTGGTGCAAGACTGGTGATGGCAAGACTGAGACCACAAAG CTACAAGCATACAGATGAGAACAACTTAAGCTGTGAAGGCCCACCTATGGAGATTCCTGGAGAATTCACCAATAAACTGAATTTGGTTTACACCTACTCTGTGACATTTGAA GAAAAGAATAATATTAAGTGGGCTTCCAGGTGGGACTACATTTTGGAGTCCATGCCACATACAAACATCCAGTGGTTTAG TATAATGAATTCCCTCGTAATTGTTCTGTTCTTATCTGGCATGGTGGCTATGATCATTCTGAGGACTCTTCATAAAGATATTGCAAGATACAACCAGATCGACTCTTCT GAAGATGCCCAAGAGGAATTTGGCTGGAAGCTGGTTCATGGAGATGTGTTTAGACCTCCAAGGAAGGGAATGTTACTGTCTGTCTTTTTGGGCCAAGGAACCCAAATTTTCATTATGACATTTATTACTTTAT tcCTAGCTTGCCTTGGTTTCCTTTCTCCTGCCAACCGTGGTGCTCTGATGACCTGTGCAGTTGTATTGTGGGTCTTACTTGGAACTCCAGCTGGTTATGTGTCTGCTAGAATGTACAAGA CATTCAGAGGTGAGAAGTGGAAGACCAATGTCTTGCttacagctctgctgtgccctgg GATTGTCTTTGCTGATTTCTTCATTATGAATCTCATTCTGTGGGTGAAAGGCTCCTCAGCTGCCATCCCTTTTGGCACTTTAGTTGCTATCCTTGCTATGTGGTTTGGAATTTCAGTCCCACTAACCTTTGTTGGTGCCTATTTTGGCTTCAAAGAGAAG cctATTGAGCATCCAGTGCGTACAAACCAGATTCCTCGCCAAATCCCAGAGCAGTCATTTTTCACAAAGCCACTGCCTGGTATCATTATGGGTGGTATCTTGCCTTTTGGCTGTATTTTTATTCAactttttttcattctgaataGCATTTG gtcTCATCAGATGTATTATATGTTTGGATTCCTGTTCCTAGTTTTTATAATTCTTCTAATTACATGTTCAGAGGCTACAGTTTTGCTGTGCTACTTCCACCTGTGTGCAGAG GACTATCACTGGTGGTGGAGGTCGTTCTTGACCAGCAGTTTTACAGCAGTTTATCTCTTTATCTATGCAGTCCATTACTTCTTCTCCAAACTCCAGATAACGGGAACTGCCAGCACCATTTTATACTTTGGTTACACAATGATCAtggtcttgatttttttccttttcacgG GGACTATTGGATTTTTTGCCTGCTTCTGGTTTGTAAGTAAGATttacagtgttgtgaaggtgGACTGA